GCGTCCTCCTGGGGCGGGGGAGGGTCACTGTGGCGAGGGAGATCAGGGAGACGATCGTCCAGACGCCTTCGAGCAGCAGGAAGCCCCAGTCCCGGGTGGTCCAGGCGAGCCACGCCAGCACGCCAGCGCCCACGATGTTGAGGAGGAGATAGGCGACGGCCTTCGGATTCAGCACGCCCGATTGGGTGAGTGCGAAGGCGGTGAGGACGAGGAGGGCGCCGACGATCTGCAGCAGGTCATGATTCATGAACTGTTCTTCTGCGCGCCGTCTTCGCAGGCCGGGTACGGCGGGCTCTCGTCCGGGACCGGCGATCACGCGCGGTCTATCGACCAGGTTAGCCAATTTCCGCAGTAAAGGAGATGGTTCGGTGACCAACGGCACCGAAGGTCTGTCGGGGGCGCCCGGTACTCTCGGTAGGTGCTCGACTCCATCACGACCTCCCCGATCTCGCCGCCCACCGAGGGTTCCGGCCGCCGTGTCGCCCTCCTGACGCTGGGCTGTGCCCGCAACGAGGTCGACTCGGAGGAGCTCGCCGCCCGCCTCGCCGGTGACGGCTGGTCGATCACGACCGACGGCGAGGACGCCGACGTCGTCCTCGTCAACACCTGCGGCTTCGTCGAGAAGGCCAAGCGCGACTCGATCGAGACCCTGCTCGCGGCGTCGAGCACGGGTGCCAAGGTCGTCGCCGCCGGCTGCATGGCCGAGCGCTACGGCAAGGAGCTCGCCGAGAGCCTGCCCGAGGCCGACGCCGTGCTCGGGTTCGACGACTACCCGTCGATCGCCGCGACCCTCGACAAGGTGCTGCAGGGGGAGAAGTTCACCTCGCACACCCCGCGCGACCGCCGCGAGCTGCTGCCGCTGACCCCGGTCGCCCGCCAGGCATCCGGTGCGAGCGTCCCCGGCCACGCCACCCTCCTCAACGACTCGGCCACCCCGGCCCACCTGCGCGGGGTGCTGCGGCACCGGCTCGACTCGTCGCCGGTCGCCTCGCTGAAGCTCGCGAGCGGCTGCGACCGCCGCTGCTCCTTCTGCGCGATCCCGGCCTTCCGGGGCGCCTTCGTCAGCCGCACCCCCGACGAGCTGCTCGCCGAGGCCGAGTGGCTGGCCGGCACGGGCGTCCGCGAGCTGGTCCTGGTCAGCGAGAACTCCACTTCGTACGGCAAGGACCTCGGCGACCCCCGCGCGCTGGAGAAGCTGCTGCCGCAGCTCGCCGCGATCGCCGGCATCGTCCGGGTCCGGGTGAGCTACCTGCAGCCCGCCGAGACCCGCCCGGGCCTGGTGGAGACGATCGCGACGACACCGGGCATCGCCGCCTACTTCGACCTCAGCTTCCAGCACTCCTCCGAGGCGGTGCTGCGCCGCATGCGGCGTTTCGGGTCGACCGACCGGTTCCTGGAGCTGCTCGCCAGCGCCCGCGCCTTCGCGCCGCAGCTCGGTGCCCGCTCCAACTTCATCGTCGGCTTCCCCGGCGAGACGGCCGCCGACGTGAAGGAGCTGGAGCGCTTCCTCACCGAGGCCCGCCTCGACGCGGTCGGGGTCTTCGACTACTCCGACGAGGACGGCACCGAGGCCGCCGGGATGGACCGCAAGGTC
This portion of the Allocatelliglobosispora scoriae genome encodes:
- the rimO gene encoding 30S ribosomal protein S12 methylthiotransferase RimO, translated to MSPPTEGSGRRVALLTLGCARNEVDSEELAARLAGDGWSITTDGEDADVVLVNTCGFVEKAKRDSIETLLAASSTGAKVVAAGCMAERYGKELAESLPEADAVLGFDDYPSIAATLDKVLQGEKFTSHTPRDRRELLPLTPVARQASGASVPGHATLLNDSATPAHLRGVLRHRLDSSPVASLKLASGCDRRCSFCAIPAFRGAFVSRTPDELLAEAEWLAGTGVRELVLVSENSTSYGKDLGDPRALEKLLPQLAAIAGIVRVRVSYLQPAETRPGLVETIATTPGIAAYFDLSFQHSSEAVLRRMRRFGSTDRFLELLASARAFAPQLGARSNFIVGFPGETAADVKELERFLTEARLDAVGVFDYSDEDGTEAAGMDRKVGARTIKGRYEKLLSLSEELCAQRAEERLGSTVDVLVDTIGDGVEGRAEHQAPEVDGSTTLVTGDDGVDLGALHPGDLVRARVVGTNGVDLVAVPVEMLSAAANGR
- a CDS encoding CBU_0592 family membrane protein, encoding MNHDLLQIVGALLVLTAFALTQSGVLNPKAVAYLLLNIVGAGVLAWLAWTTRDWGFLLLEGVWTIVSLISLATVTLPRPRRTPPHAQDLRKS